In Amycolatopsis jiangsuensis, the following proteins share a genomic window:
- a CDS encoding TrmH family RNA methyltransferase: protein MTSEPHEAGPTEWGSREEVGVGPWPGDWPADPRYDPELLAGGDRRNVVDAYRYWRREAIVSDVDARRHPFHVAIENFQHDHNIGTVVRTANAFAAAEVHIVGRRRWNRRGAMVTDRYQHLRHHEDVAGLLEFAATAGLTVVAVDNTPGAEPLEAAELPRACVLLFGQEGPGLSAATQSGAAKVVSIAQFGTTRSINAGVAAGIVMHSWIRRHADLSKAW, encoded by the coding sequence GTGACCAGCGAACCGCACGAAGCCGGACCCACCGAATGGGGCAGCCGTGAGGAGGTGGGCGTCGGGCCCTGGCCGGGAGACTGGCCGGCCGACCCGCGCTACGACCCCGAACTGCTGGCAGGCGGGGACCGCCGCAACGTGGTGGACGCCTACCGCTACTGGCGGCGCGAGGCGATCGTGTCCGACGTGGACGCCCGGCGGCATCCGTTCCACGTGGCGATCGAGAACTTCCAGCACGACCACAACATCGGCACGGTGGTTCGCACGGCCAACGCGTTCGCCGCGGCCGAGGTGCACATCGTCGGCCGCCGTCGCTGGAACCGGCGCGGGGCCATGGTCACCGATCGTTACCAGCACCTGCGGCACCATGAGGACGTCGCCGGGCTGCTGGAGTTCGCCGCCACGGCCGGGTTGACCGTGGTCGCGGTCGACAACACCCCCGGTGCCGAACCACTCGAAGCGGCCGAGCTGCCGCGTGCCTGCGTGCTGCTCTTCGGCCAGGAAGGCCCCGGCCTGTCCGCGGCCACCCAGTCCGGCGCGGCGAAGGTGGTGTCGATCGCCCAGTTCGGCACCACCCGGTCGATCAACGCCGGGGTGGCCGCCGGGATCGTGATGCACTCTTGGATCCGGCGGCACGCGGACCTCTCGAAAGCCTGGTGA
- a CDS encoding glycoside hydrolase family 76 protein — protein sequence MDGEDDPAARAAAAEHAVRGRHLRRVWGVPGTVLGRSGWPPSLGQRLHWHWNYWWQAHLLDCLVDAQLRAPDPGRARMIDRFVRSVHRRNFGTWVNDFYDDIAWLGLALQRVRALNLSTVDPAIAAIDARLREGWTDELGGGIWWRRGDRFKNAPANGPAAIFHAREGDHARAGALTRWLTTTLVDPATGLVWDGIRADTGELVKHIFTYCQGVYLGACLEQSEVDNAARTVHAVAEHLAPEGVLRGCNGGDGGLFAAILARYLALAATRLDVPEAGVARGIVVASAEACWRGAVPAPSGPLFSAEWSRPAPSLPLGAAPERDLSVHIGAWMLLEAAATLG from the coding sequence ATGGACGGCGAGGACGATCCCGCGGCGCGGGCGGCCGCGGCCGAGCACGCGGTGCGGGGACGGCACCTGCGCCGGGTGTGGGGTGTGCCGGGCACCGTGCTGGGCCGCAGTGGCTGGCCGCCGAGCCTCGGTCAGCGGCTGCACTGGCACTGGAACTACTGGTGGCAGGCGCATCTGCTGGACTGCCTCGTGGACGCGCAGCTGCGCGCGCCCGACCCCGGCCGGGCGCGGATGATCGACCGGTTCGTCCGGTCCGTGCACCGACGCAACTTCGGCACCTGGGTGAACGACTTCTACGACGACATCGCATGGCTCGGCCTGGCCCTGCAACGAGTCCGCGCTCTCAACCTGTCCACAGTAGACCCCGCCATCGCGGCGATCGACGCGCGGCTGCGCGAGGGGTGGACCGACGAACTGGGTGGCGGTATCTGGTGGCGGCGCGGCGACCGGTTCAAGAACGCCCCGGCCAACGGTCCGGCGGCGATCTTCCACGCCCGGGAAGGTGATCACGCTCGCGCCGGCGCTCTGACGCGGTGGCTCACCACGACGCTCGTCGACCCGGCCACCGGGCTGGTCTGGGACGGCATCCGCGCCGACACCGGCGAACTGGTGAAGCACATCTTCACCTACTGTCAAGGAGTTTACCTCGGCGCCTGCCTTGAGCAGTCCGAAGTGGACAATGCTGCTCGTACGGTGCACGCGGTGGCGGAGCATCTCGCGCCCGAGGGCGTGCTGCGTGGGTGCAATGGCGGCGACGGTGGGTTGTTCGCCGCGATCCTGGCGCGGTATCTGGCACTGGCCGCGACCCGGCTCGACGTGCCGGAGGCCGGCGTCGCGCGTGGGATCGTGGTCGCGTCGGCCGAGGCGTGCTGGCGTGGTGCGGTGCCGGCGCCCAGCGGGCCGTTGTTCAGTGCGGAATGGTCCCGGCCGGCCCCGTCGCTGCCGCTCGGCGCGGCGCCGGAACGGGATCTGTCCGTCCACATCGGAGCGTGGATGCTGCTGGAGGCCGCGGCCACGTTGGGCTGA
- a CDS encoding LacI family DNA-binding transcriptional regulator, with amino-acid sequence MTVLAPVAPVWDPPVAYRFGVALGRHANPYNDRLLRAIRGAAARSGCDLLLADTGDSVREEAAVVRALRADRVDGMLLVPAPGDEAVVNGLVRMGVPTVLVDRIAGRNDVDQVGSENIQAMSALVEHLASRRHRRIALITGESGSTVSEERTLGYRLGLGRAGLRYNPELVACGMSSAGGAARAAAKLLDGWPSPTAIVVAGEAMLIGVQWEAHRRAVRIGSELAVVGYGDMDWARTVSPGVTTMAQPISEMGRRAVQLLVERCREPERRPEAVRLAPRFLHRASCGC; translated from the coding sequence ATGACCGTTCTGGCGCCGGTGGCTCCGGTCTGGGACCCGCCGGTCGCGTACCGGTTCGGGGTGGCCCTTGGCCGGCACGCCAACCCGTACAACGATCGGCTGCTGCGTGCCATCCGTGGTGCCGCGGCGCGTTCCGGCTGCGATCTGCTGCTGGCCGACACCGGCGATTCGGTGCGGGAGGAAGCCGCCGTCGTGCGGGCGTTGCGGGCCGACCGGGTCGACGGGATGCTGCTGGTTCCGGCGCCGGGGGACGAGGCGGTGGTCAACGGGCTGGTGCGGATGGGCGTGCCCACGGTGCTGGTCGACCGGATCGCCGGGCGCAACGACGTCGACCAGGTCGGCTCCGAGAACATCCAGGCCATGTCCGCCCTCGTCGAGCATCTCGCGTCGCGGCGGCACCGGCGGATCGCGCTGATCACCGGCGAATCCGGGTCCACGGTCAGCGAGGAACGCACGCTGGGCTACCGGCTCGGGCTCGGCCGGGCGGGTCTGCGGTACAACCCGGAACTCGTCGCGTGCGGGATGTCGTCGGCAGGCGGCGCGGCCCGTGCCGCGGCGAAGCTGCTCGACGGCTGGCCTTCCCCGACCGCCATCGTGGTCGCCGGCGAGGCGATGCTGATCGGGGTCCAGTGGGAGGCCCACCGCCGCGCGGTCCGCATCGGGTCGGAGCTCGCCGTGGTCGGCTACGGCGACATGGACTGGGCCCGCACGGTCTCCCCCGGCGTCACCACGATGGCGCAGCCGATCTCGGAAATGGGCAGGCGCGCGGTCCAGCTGCTCGTCGAACGCTGCCGCGAACCGGAGCGCCGCCCGGAGGCCGTCCGGCTCGCCCCACGGTTCCTGCATCGCGCGTCCTGCGGCTGCTGA
- a CDS encoding LacI family DNA-binding transcriptional regulator, translating into MPRPRSARPTQRDIAEMAGVSITTVSHVVNGTRAVAEDTKTAVLRAIESTGYTGDAIARSLVTGGTRSIGMAVSLVANPYFAALMQAIEREASANGYTVLLADTHDTADTEREVIRALRSRRVDGLLMTPAPGDGPAIGELVSLDVPIVLMDRLTTRTDVDQVGAENIQATSALTAHLASLGHRRIGMISGAPGLTTSDERVLGYRLGLGRAGLAWTPDLVACGQSSREGGALALSTLLALPDPPTALVVGNDSMMVGALHESRRRGLRLGRDLPVVVYDDVEWAEFVDPPLTTMAQPIEAIGRRAVQLLLARLADPTRPAETVRLPPTLRHRESCGCPAG; encoded by the coding sequence ATGCCACGACCGCGGTCGGCGCGGCCGACCCAGCGGGACATCGCGGAGATGGCCGGGGTGTCCATCACGACGGTCTCGCACGTCGTCAACGGCACCCGCGCCGTCGCGGAGGACACGAAGACCGCGGTGCTGCGGGCCATCGAGTCGACCGGGTACACCGGGGACGCCATCGCGCGCTCCCTGGTCACCGGCGGGACCCGGTCGATCGGGATGGCCGTCTCGCTGGTGGCGAACCCGTACTTCGCCGCGCTGATGCAGGCGATCGAGCGCGAGGCCTCGGCGAACGGCTACACGGTGCTGCTGGCGGACACGCACGACACCGCGGACACCGAACGCGAGGTGATCCGGGCACTGCGGTCGCGGCGCGTGGACGGCCTGCTGATGACTCCCGCACCGGGCGACGGCCCGGCGATCGGCGAACTCGTGTCACTGGACGTGCCGATCGTGCTGATGGACCGGCTCACCACGCGCACCGACGTGGACCAGGTCGGCGCGGAGAACATCCAGGCGACCTCGGCGCTGACCGCGCACCTTGCGTCGCTGGGTCACCGCCGGATCGGCATGATCTCCGGTGCCCCCGGCCTCACCACCAGCGACGAACGGGTGCTGGGGTACCGGCTCGGCCTCGGCCGCGCCGGCCTGGCGTGGACGCCGGACCTGGTGGCCTGCGGCCAGTCCTCACGCGAGGGCGGCGCGCTGGCGCTGAGCACGCTGCTCGCCCTGCCCGATCCACCGACCGCGCTGGTGGTGGGCAACGACAGCATGATGGTCGGCGCCCTGCACGAATCCCGCCGCCGCGGCCTGCGCCTCGGCCGCGACCTGCCGGTGGTGGTCTACGACGACGTCGAGTGGGCGGAGTTCGTGGACCCCCCGCTGACGACGATGGCCCAGCCGATCGAGGCCATCGGCCGCCGGGCGGTCCAGCTGCTGCTGGCCCGCCTCGCCGACCCCACCCGCCCGGCGGAAACGGTGCGGCTGCCACCGACCCTGCGCCACCGCGAGTCCTGCGGCTGCCCGGCGGGATGA
- a CDS encoding substrate-binding domain-containing protein, whose amino-acid sequence MRQRSLTALAVAAAVAVSTAGCTVERHWGGDTAKAGSGKAKVGLVTKTDTNPYFVELRNAAAKAAKANGAEFSALAGQFDGDNDGQVRAIENLMQQGVNTILITPSSSTGVLKAIQDARDAGILVIALDTATEPADAVDATFATDNFAAGEQEGAYVKAALVGADPKLLMVDGTAGASVDTQRHGGFLKGMGLEDGAPQIKGHTNANGDQSLAQQGMENLLQRTTDLNAIYSMNEPMGRGAHAALKARGLTGQVVLGSIDGGCEGVQNVKSGQLAVTVMQFPRKMAEQGVLAAVDYAKTGKKPSGFVNTGSTTITDKPLPGVESKDTAWGLQNCWGGTE is encoded by the coding sequence ATGAGACAGCGCAGTCTCACCGCACTGGCGGTGGCGGCCGCCGTCGCGGTCTCCACCGCCGGCTGCACGGTCGAGCGCCACTGGGGTGGCGACACGGCCAAGGCCGGCAGCGGCAAGGCCAAGGTCGGCCTGGTCACCAAGACCGACACCAACCCGTACTTCGTCGAGTTGCGCAACGCCGCGGCCAAGGCCGCCAAGGCGAACGGCGCCGAATTCAGCGCGCTGGCCGGCCAGTTCGACGGCGACAACGACGGTCAGGTCCGGGCCATCGAAAACCTGATGCAGCAGGGCGTGAACACCATCCTGATCACGCCCAGCTCGTCCACCGGCGTGCTCAAGGCGATCCAGGACGCCAGGGACGCCGGCATCCTGGTGATCGCGCTCGACACCGCCACCGAACCCGCCGACGCGGTCGACGCCACCTTCGCCACCGACAACTTCGCCGCCGGTGAGCAGGAGGGCGCGTACGTGAAGGCGGCGCTCGTCGGCGCCGATCCCAAGCTGCTGATGGTCGACGGCACCGCGGGCGCGTCGGTGGACACGCAGCGGCACGGCGGGTTCCTCAAGGGCATGGGGCTCGAGGACGGCGCGCCGCAGATCAAGGGGCACACCAACGCCAACGGCGATCAGAGCCTCGCGCAGCAGGGGATGGAGAACCTGTTGCAGCGCACCACCGATCTCAACGCGATCTACTCGATGAACGAGCCGATGGGCCGCGGTGCCCACGCCGCGCTCAAGGCGCGCGGGCTCACCGGTCAGGTCGTGCTCGGCTCGATCGACGGCGGCTGTGAAGGCGTGCAGAACGTCAAGAGCGGACAGCTGGCGGTCACCGTCATGCAGTTCCCGCGGAAGATGGCCGAACAGGGAGTGCTCGCCGCGGTCGACTACGCCAAGACCGGCAAGAAGCCCTCCGGGTTCGTGAACACCGGTTCCACCACGATCACCGACAAGCCGTTGCCCGGCGTCGAGAGCAAGGACACCGCCTGGGGCCTGCAGAACTGCTGGGGAGGCACGGAATGA
- a CDS encoding ABC transporter permease, which yields MSTVTVNGTRERESLGEFLLRAPAVGPALALVVAVVVFSFATDTFFDLDNLSTVVQQSLVVGTLALGQTLIILIAGIDLSNASSMVVATLVMAKLAAAGTNGFVALVAGVVLTIVVGLFIGTLATRIKLPAFIITLGTFTGLTAVAKLIAGGQAVPVTDGLLQWLGTKRYLFGGIPITYGMTLALIMFLVVWYALTKTAWGKHVYAVGNAPESARLSGIKVNRTVLSVYLVAGLCFGIAAWQALGRTPNADPNQFQLGNLDSITAVVLGGTSLFGGRGSVLGTLFGALVVAVLRSGLTQMGVDGNYQDLATGALLIAAVVVDRIARRQQQS from the coding sequence ATGAGCACTGTGACGGTGAACGGGACCCGGGAGCGGGAATCCCTCGGTGAGTTCCTGCTGCGTGCCCCCGCGGTCGGGCCCGCGCTCGCGCTCGTGGTGGCGGTCGTGGTGTTCTCCTTTGCCACGGACACGTTCTTCGATCTGGACAATCTGTCCACTGTGGTCCAGCAGTCGCTGGTGGTCGGCACGCTCGCACTCGGCCAGACGTTGATCATCCTGATCGCCGGCATCGACCTGTCGAACGCTTCGTCGATGGTCGTGGCCACGCTGGTGATGGCGAAACTCGCCGCCGCCGGCACGAACGGTTTCGTCGCCCTCGTCGCGGGCGTGGTGCTGACCATCGTGGTCGGCCTGTTCATCGGCACCCTGGCCACGCGGATCAAGCTGCCCGCGTTCATCATCACGCTCGGCACGTTCACCGGCTTGACCGCGGTGGCCAAGCTGATCGCGGGCGGGCAGGCGGTCCCGGTGACCGACGGGCTGCTGCAGTGGCTCGGGACCAAGCGCTACCTCTTCGGCGGCATCCCGATCACCTACGGCATGACGCTCGCGCTGATCATGTTCCTCGTCGTGTGGTACGCGCTGACGAAAACCGCGTGGGGCAAGCACGTCTACGCGGTGGGCAACGCGCCGGAGTCGGCGCGGCTGTCCGGGATCAAGGTCAACCGCACGGTGCTCTCGGTGTACCTGGTCGCCGGCCTCTGCTTCGGCATCGCGGCCTGGCAGGCACTCGGGCGCACGCCGAACGCCGACCCCAACCAGTTCCAGCTCGGCAACCTCGACTCGATCACCGCCGTGGTGCTGGGTGGCACCAGCCTGTTCGGCGGCCGCGGCTCGGTGCTCGGCACGCTCTTCGGCGCGCTGGTCGTGGCGGTGCTGCGGTCCGGGCTGACGCAGATGGGCGTGGACGGCAACTACCAGGACCTCGCCACCGGCGCGCTGCTGATCGCCGCCGTCGTGGTGGACCGGATCGCACGGAGGCAGCAGCAGTCATGA
- a CDS encoding ATP-binding cassette domain-containing protein codes for MTSSENPTLSARGLVKRYGRVTAIDGADFDLYPGEVLAVVGDNGAGKSSLIKALSGALVPDSGEIRVDGETVHFRSPLDARHYGIETVYQDLAVAPALDIASNMFLGREKRLRGPFGIGARKLDTAGMRAEAQRILDDLGIQVKSISQLVETLSGGQRQGVAVARAAAFGTKAVIMDEPTAALGVAESAKVLELIGRIRDRGLPVVLISHNMPHVFDIADRIHVHRLGKRVAVVSPKTHSMNQVVGLLTGALTLTEDGEVVEVAAATHAGLS; via the coding sequence ATGACTTCTTCCGAGAATCCCACTCTGTCCGCGCGGGGCCTGGTGAAGCGCTACGGCCGGGTCACCGCCATCGACGGCGCCGATTTCGACCTCTACCCCGGCGAGGTGCTCGCCGTGGTCGGCGACAACGGCGCGGGCAAGTCGAGCCTGATCAAAGCCCTGTCCGGCGCGCTGGTCCCGGATTCCGGGGAGATCCGGGTGGACGGCGAGACCGTGCACTTCAGGTCCCCGCTGGACGCCCGGCACTACGGAATCGAGACGGTGTACCAGGACCTCGCGGTGGCGCCCGCGCTGGACATCGCCTCGAACATGTTCCTGGGCCGGGAAAAGCGGCTGCGCGGCCCGTTCGGGATCGGGGCGCGCAAGCTCGACACCGCGGGGATGCGCGCCGAGGCGCAGCGGATCCTCGACGACCTCGGCATCCAGGTCAAATCCATCTCACAGCTGGTGGAAACGCTGTCCGGCGGGCAGCGCCAGGGTGTCGCGGTCGCCCGTGCCGCCGCGTTCGGCACCAAAGCGGTGATCATGGACGAGCCGACCGCCGCGCTCGGCGTCGCGGAGTCGGCCAAGGTGCTCGAGCTGATCGGCCGGATCCGCGACCGCGGCCTGCCGGTGGTCCTGATCAGCCACAACATGCCGCACGTCTTCGACATCGCGGACCGGATCCACGTGCATCGTCTCGGCAAGCGGGTCGCCGTGGTGTCGCCGAAGACGCATTCCATGAACCAGGTCGTCGGCCTGCTGACCGGTGCGCTGACGCTGACCGAGGACGGCGAGGTCGTCGAGGTCGCCGCCGCCACCCACGCCGGGCTGAGCTGA
- a CDS encoding PfkB family carbohydrate kinase, with amino-acid sequence MLLAGLCTVDVVQRVAAFPEPGEKVQSLRVDVAAGGPATNAAVTVAALGGGATLLTALGAHPLAALARADLAEHGVDLADLTPGRTAAPPVSAVVVRDGDGERTVVSRNAATDEPLTLPGRSALFDDVGAVLLDGHHPELALAVAREARRRGVPVVLDAGSWKPVLDELLPLVDVAACAQRFSAPGPSLSERGVPVVITTAGPEPVRWSTREDSGQVPVPRVEARDTLGAGDVWHGALAFAVATPGRSVPGWIREANAVAAQRVRHVGPRSWTGAVEPRAVENVGEDKR; translated from the coding sequence GTGCTGCTGGCGGGCCTGTGCACCGTCGACGTGGTCCAGCGGGTTGCCGCGTTCCCGGAGCCGGGCGAGAAGGTCCAGTCACTGCGGGTGGACGTCGCGGCCGGTGGGCCTGCGACGAACGCCGCGGTGACCGTGGCCGCGCTCGGCGGCGGGGCGACCCTGCTGACCGCGCTCGGTGCGCACCCGCTGGCCGCACTCGCCCGCGCCGACCTTGCCGAACACGGCGTCGACCTGGCCGACCTGACGCCCGGCCGGACCGCTGCGCCACCGGTGAGCGCGGTCGTGGTGCGGGACGGCGACGGTGAACGCACCGTCGTGTCCCGCAACGCCGCCACCGACGAACCGCTGACCCTGCCGGGCCGGTCCGCGCTGTTCGACGACGTCGGCGCGGTCCTGCTGGACGGGCATCATCCGGAGCTGGCGCTGGCCGTCGCCCGGGAGGCACGCCGCCGGGGGGTGCCGGTGGTGCTGGACGCGGGCAGCTGGAAACCCGTGCTGGACGAGCTCCTGCCGCTGGTCGACGTCGCCGCGTGCGCGCAGCGGTTCTCCGCACCCGGCCCGAGCCTGTCCGAACGCGGGGTGCCGGTGGTGATCACCACCGCGGGGCCGGAGCCGGTGCGCTGGAGCACTAGGGAAGACTCGGGGCAGGTCCCCGTGCCCCGGGTCGAAGCCCGGGACACGCTGGGGGCCGGCGACGTGTGGCACGGCGCGCTGGCGTTCGCCGTGGCGACGCCCGGGCGTTCGGTACCCGGCTGGATCCGGGAGGCGAACGCGGTGGCCGCACAGCGCGTCCGGCACGTCGGTCCGCGGTCGTGGACCGGCGCGGTCGAGCCGCGGGCGGTGGAAAACGTGGGAGAGGACAAGCGATGA
- a CDS encoding nucleoside/nucleotide kinase family protein: protein MTAFDDLLERAEGLAKPRQRHVLGIIGAPASGKTTLAWALANALGSRAAVVGMDGFHLAQVELRRLGRTERKGAPDTFDAAGYVQLIRRLAEGRETVYAPEFRREIEEPIAGAVPVAPEVQLVITEGNYLLVPDDPWSGVRQYLTEAWYLAPDEPERIERLVSRHRRYGRSLVEARQRALGSDQRNADLIESTRDRADLVLENLPLQNFAL, encoded by the coding sequence ATGACGGCGTTCGACGACCTTCTGGAGCGGGCCGAGGGGCTGGCCAAGCCGCGACAGCGGCACGTGCTGGGCATCATCGGCGCACCCGCGTCCGGCAAGACCACGCTGGCCTGGGCGCTGGCGAACGCGCTCGGCTCGCGGGCCGCGGTGGTCGGCATGGACGGGTTCCACCTGGCCCAGGTGGAGCTGCGGCGACTCGGCCGGACCGAGCGCAAGGGCGCGCCGGACACCTTCGACGCGGCCGGGTACGTGCAGCTCATCCGGCGCCTGGCCGAGGGTCGGGAGACGGTCTACGCGCCGGAGTTCCGCCGCGAGATCGAGGAGCCGATCGCCGGTGCGGTCCCGGTCGCGCCGGAGGTCCAGCTCGTCATCACCGAGGGCAACTACCTGCTGGTGCCCGACGACCCGTGGAGCGGCGTGCGGCAGTACCTCACCGAGGCCTGGTACCTGGCGCCGGACGAGCCGGAGCGGATCGAACGGCTCGTTTCGCGCCACCGTCGTTACGGCCGGTCGCTGGTCGAGGCGCGGCAGCGGGCACTCGGCTCCGACCAGCGCAACGCCGACCTCATCGAGAGCACCCGGGACCGCGCCGATCTGGTGCTGGAGAACCTTCCACTGCAGAACTTCGCGCTGTGA
- a CDS encoding SDR family oxidoreductase, with protein MTGVLVVTGGSRGIGAQVCELAADRGYAVVVNYSGDPAPADEVAARVRAKGRSALAVRADVADEQQVGALFAAAEELGPLAGVVNNAAITGNTPGRLDEQSADTVRRVLDVNVGGVFLCCREAVRRMSVRRGGQGGAIVNVSSTAARTGSAGEWVHYAASKAAVNTLSLGLAQEVADEGVRVNVVAPGLVDTGLHAAAGLPDRVARIGPAIPLRRAGQPREIAEAVLWLLSPAASYTVGAVLEVGGGR; from the coding sequence GTGACCGGCGTTCTCGTCGTCACCGGCGGCAGCCGCGGGATCGGTGCGCAGGTCTGCGAGCTGGCCGCCGACCGCGGGTACGCGGTGGTGGTGAACTACTCCGGTGACCCGGCGCCGGCCGACGAGGTCGCCGCGCGGGTCCGCGCGAAGGGCCGCTCCGCCCTCGCGGTGCGTGCGGATGTCGCGGACGAGCAGCAGGTCGGTGCCCTGTTCGCGGCCGCGGAGGAGCTCGGCCCGCTGGCCGGCGTGGTGAACAACGCGGCCATCACCGGCAACACGCCCGGGCGGCTGGACGAGCAGAGTGCGGACACCGTGCGCCGCGTCCTGGACGTCAACGTCGGCGGGGTGTTCCTCTGCTGCCGGGAGGCGGTCCGGCGGATGTCGGTGCGCCGTGGCGGACAGGGCGGCGCGATCGTCAACGTGTCGTCCACCGCCGCCCGCACCGGATCGGCGGGCGAGTGGGTGCACTACGCGGCGTCGAAGGCCGCGGTCAACACACTCAGCCTCGGGCTCGCGCAGGAGGTCGCGGACGAGGGCGTCCGGGTCAACGTGGTGGCTCCCGGACTGGTCGACACCGGACTGCACGCCGCGGCCGGGCTGCCGGACCGCGTCGCGCGGATCGGCCCCGCCATTCCGTTGCGCCGCGCGGGACAGCCGCGCGAAATCGCCGAGGCGGTGCTCTGGCTGCTGTCCCCGGCGGCGTCCTACACCGTCGGTGCGGTTCTGGAGGTCGGCGGCGGCCGCTGA
- a CDS encoding VOC family protein, with the protein MPKLTSVHHLALTVTDVERSVPWYVRVLDLEETHRREDQETGVAKVVLRSAGDGFSVVLVQHPDTGRRAFDERRTGLDHVAFCVSSRAELAEWETRLAEFGVSYTPPTESRTFEGSCVIVFRDPDGIQLEIWSDPTG; encoded by the coding sequence ATGCCCAAGCTCACGTCTGTGCACCATCTGGCGCTCACCGTGACCGATGTGGAGCGCAGTGTTCCGTGGTACGTCCGGGTCCTCGATCTCGAGGAAACGCACCGCAGGGAGGACCAGGAGACCGGGGTCGCGAAGGTGGTGCTCCGGTCCGCGGGTGACGGCTTCTCGGTGGTCCTGGTCCAGCATCCGGACACCGGCAGGCGGGCCTTCGACGAGCGTCGCACCGGTCTGGACCACGTGGCGTTCTGCGTCTCGTCCCGTGCGGAGCTGGCCGAATGGGAGACGCGGCTGGCCGAGTTCGGCGTGTCCTACACCCCGCCCACCGAATCCCGCACGTTCGAGGGCTCCTGCGTGATCGTCTTCCGCGATCCGGACGGGATCCAGCTGGAGATCTGGTCCGACCCGACCGGCTGA
- a CDS encoding DedA family protein: protein MNVESVEAAGVGVSWLDTAGPVLVWVLVLGFVFVECALIVGLFLPGDSLLFGAGVVLAQHGSDLNAWLLSAAALVVAVFGNQIGYYIGRGTGTRLVARRGGRVLNRHNLERAQKFLDRRGFFAIVAARWIPWIRTLAPLIAGAARMDPRRFLLATATGGLLWVPTLVLLGYYGAGLLDAIPWVKTAALWVSVAFFVFGTGYGVLRYRQEMRRPVEETDDAHA, encoded by the coding sequence GTGAACGTCGAGAGCGTCGAGGCCGCGGGCGTCGGGGTGAGCTGGCTGGACACCGCCGGTCCGGTGCTCGTCTGGGTCCTCGTGCTGGGCTTCGTGTTCGTCGAATGCGCGCTCATCGTCGGGCTGTTCCTGCCCGGCGACTCCCTGCTCTTCGGCGCCGGCGTGGTGCTCGCGCAGCACGGATCGGACCTCAACGCGTGGCTGCTGTCCGCGGCCGCGCTCGTCGTCGCGGTGTTCGGCAACCAGATCGGCTACTACATCGGCCGCGGTACCGGCACCCGGCTCGTCGCCCGCCGCGGTGGCCGCGTGCTCAACCGGCACAATCTCGAACGTGCGCAGAAGTTCCTGGACCGCAGGGGTTTCTTCGCGATCGTGGCGGCGCGGTGGATCCCGTGGATCCGCACGCTCGCACCGCTCATCGCGGGCGCCGCGCGGATGGACCCCCGGCGGTTCCTGCTCGCCACCGCCACCGGCGGGCTCCTGTGGGTGCCCACCCTGGTCCTGCTCGGCTACTACGGCGCCGGCCTGCTCGACGCGATCCCGTGGGTCAAGACGGCCGCGCTGTGGGTGAGCGTGGCGTTCTTCGTGTTCGGCACCGGCTACGGCGTACTGCGCTACCGCCAGGAAATGCGCCGTCCGGTCGAGGAAACCGACGACGCGCACGCCTGA